The DNA segment TAGATCCGGCATTTTGGGAGCCTACCGGTCGACTCCAGGCCGAGATTGTCCAGCAGGTCCAGAACGAGATTGCCGTTACAGTGGACGTAGCTGCCACTCCACGGGTTGCCACTCTGCTAATCGTTCTAGTTCTTCGGTGACCCTTGGCCTCCGCTACCCGCGCTTCTGATCCTCGATTCCAGGTTCAACGGATCTCCAATCAGGGAATGGCTTGATCAGTAACACTAGGCACAACGGCAGCAGTTTGAATCTGTTAGATGGAGGCCGAGGATTATGAACTCTACCGTCGATTCCTAGCAGAAATCTGGCGGCACCAGAAGCCAGGCAATTCATTTCCTTTTGATTCGATAGACGCGACCGCCGCTATCGTCGCTCATGAGAACCGATCCATCTCTGTCTTCGATCAGGTCACACGGCCGGCCGAACTGACCTTTCTCGTTTTCCAGAAAGAATCCGGATATGAATGGGTGGAATGTGGCGCTCGCTCCGTCCTTGCCCAGCCTAACGCGGACGACTTCGTATCCGCTCGCCGTGCCCCGGTTCCATGAGCCGTGAAGGGTCACCAATCCGTCACCCGCCACTTCGTCGGCAAAGAACTTTGCGGTGGGAAACAGTAGCGCCATCGGAGCGCTGTGGGCTGTGTAGGTGCCGACCGGTGCTTCGCACTCCGCTGCATACTCTGCCCTGGTCTTGCCAGTCGTTTCCGCGGGGTCGCGCGACGGATTATGCTTTCCATCCTCAAACACGAAAGGCCAGCCGTAATTCAGCCCGGGTTTCAGTTCGTTTAGTTCCTCCCGCTGGGAGTCATCGCCCAACCAATCGATTCCATGGTCCATACCGTAGAAACGCTTGTTTATGGGATGCCAGGCGAAACCGATGGTGTTGCGCAAACCGGTCGCGTAAATCTCCCGTTTCTTTCCGTCCAAACTCACCTTCAGCATGGTCGCGCTTTCCTTGTTCGGCTCAGGCGCGTCGTTGGACGTGCTGCCAACAGAAAGAAACAGCTCGCCCTCGGGGCTGAACTCAATGGTCCGGTTCGGATGCTGGCCTGCGTCTGGCAGGTCATCACACAGCTTCCGCATCTCGGAGAAGGTGCCATCACCGGCAATGTCGGCCACGTAAAGATCACGGATGGCGGCAAGGTAGACCTTCCCGTCCCTGACCGCGATGCCGTGCACATCAGGCAAGGTCACCAGCCTGTCCTTAACTTCCAGCACCCCATCGCCGTCCGCGTCGCGGATGAGATGCACGTCGTTGAAAGGAGCGCGCCTGGTGACATAGATGCCACCGCCGGGTGCGAGTGCAAGCATCCGAGGTGCTTGCAAACCCTCCGCAACCGCAGTGATTTCAAATCCCTCGGCGATTTTGAGATTTTCCATCATCGCATCAGTGGGTTGCAGCTTCGCGGGGCGAAAAATGTTCCCCTCAATCTTTGCGATGGTTGGCTTCGGCTGCTCACCCTGGGCCCACGACAGAGTTCCCAGCATTATCATGGGGAGCATCACGGCCAAAGGTTGCCCTAGTTTATTGATCTCAGTGACTTTCATTTGGTGTTGGTAGTATTATGAAATTTTGGCTAGCTCATGACCGAATGCTCTCAATCCGGATCTTTCCTTGATGTTCTCGTTCCCAGGGATTTCAGCCCAGCTTAGCCCAGAAATCGTCTGAAGATAATGGGATCCTGAGCGGGACCTGATTCCAAGTTGAAGGGAGCAAAGAACAATGCGTGGATCGCGTTATGCATCCTGGAACAAAATCCTTCTGAGAACGGCGCGCCCACCGAAATTCTTCTAACAATCACCTCCCCGTCTCCTGCCGCCCGCCTTGCCCTGTGGTCGGCTTATAGTCGGATCTGGTGCCTGAGCCCTCCCCGGTGGGAGCGGTGGCGGGGCCGTCACGGCTATCACGCCGAATATCTGGGGCGGGATTTCCATCCGCGCGAGTGGGAGGAGGAGAAGCAGCTTTCTGATCGCAGGATACAACGGAAGCGACTATGACCGCCAGAAGCGGAAGCATTGATTTGGGATGAATATTCATTAGGTAAGATGGTTGTCCAACGCCTCTTGGCGCGGACGCCCTGCCCTTTTGCAATAAGAATGCCATGTGCAGTGGCCGAGTGGAGCCTTTCTCAACCAAAACTGAACTGCCTGGCTAGCCTATACCCGGACCCTCAGCAGCCCGCCTGAAATCACCTTCGCGCGCAGTCCTCCGCGGAAGCCCTCTTTCATGAAGCGTTCCGTCCCATCCTCCACCACGCGGTCCATCCAGTGGCAGGGCCTGCATTCCTGGCTGCCCTCGAACTCGATGCCCTGGAACACGAACCGCTTTCCCAACCATTCCCCCAACCGCACGCCGGAAACGATGAGGTTCCGCCGGAACACTGACGCGGGCAGCTTCGGCAGCTTGAAGTGAGCGCGTATTTCCTCCACCACCTCTTCCTCGAAAAACGTGACCTGTCCCTTGAAGTCCTGCCGGTAGCCGAAGTAGCGGTCCCCCACCAGCCCCTTCCCCGCCACGCACTCCACCTCCTCCACATCACGGATGCCGTTCTGCAGGCGGCCCGCGCCCTGCCTGCCCCAGTAGTCATGCCCGCCGGAGATATAGATTTTCCCCAGCTTCACCTGGTCCCACACTCCGGCGTGTCCTTCCTCCGCGGTCGTCATCACCCAATGTAATGCCTGCACATCATCGGCCCGGAAAAAAACCGATCAAAATCGATGGGCCCACTTGATCGTCCCGCGATCCGTCGGAATGTGGAGGCGCATCCACCCCATGAGCGGAACATCATCGACAGGCGTCATCGGCAGCGGCCCTTCAGCCCTCTTTTTTCTCAAGAACCTGCTGGATAGGCTCCATCAGATGGAGAGCCCTCCGCGGCGGATCTCGATCTTCGAGAAAAGCCACATCATGGGCACCGGCATGCCCTACAGTCCGGAGACGACCAACATCCACAGCCGCTCCAACATTTCCTCGGAGGAACTTCCCGAGCTTCCGCAGTCTTTCGCGGATTGGTTGCGGTGCCAACCACCCTCCACGCTCGAGGAACTGGGCGTGGAACCCCCGGTCGATGAGGAGGCGGTTTATCCACGGCTGGCCCTGGGGCGTTACTTCCAGGCACAGTACCGCGTGCTGGTGGATAGGCTGCGGGAGGCGGGTGTGGAGGTCCATGAGTTCCCAGGCTGCAGGATCTCCGACATCCGCGCGGATGCGGGCGGTGGCGTGACCCTTGTGACCGGGGAAGGTGCCGAACACCGGTTGGACCGCGTGGTGGTCGCCACCGGACACCACTGGCCGAACAAGGACAAGCCAGCCGCAGGCTACTACAGCTCCCCATGGCCCATCCACAAGCTGGTGCCGGAAGACGGCGGGGTGCTCAACTTCGCCATCGGCACACTTGGGGCCTCGCTCAGTGCCTTCGATGTGGTGAACACGCTCGCCCATCTCAACGGCAGCTTCTCACGGAATGACGATGGGGGTCTGACCTACGCCGCCGCTCCGGGGACGGAGGATTTCAGGATCGTCATGCACTCCGCGGAAGGGCTGCTTCCTCACCTGCAGTTCGCGCAGGAAGAGCCGATGCGGGAAATCTACCGGCACGTGAGCCTGGACGAGCTGCTCGCGCTGGTGGACGCGCAGGGCTACCTGCGCCTGGAGCAATACTTCGACAGGGTATGCCGGCCCGCATTGCTGCGCGCCTTCCAAAAGGACGGCATGCCGGA comes from the Luteolibacter sp. SL250 genome and includes:
- a CDS encoding PQQ-dependent sugar dehydrogenase; translation: MKVTEINKLGQPLAVMLPMIMLGTLSWAQGEQPKPTIAKIEGNIFRPAKLQPTDAMMENLKIAEGFEITAVAEGLQAPRMLALAPGGGIYVTRRAPFNDVHLIRDADGDGVLEVKDRLVTLPDVHGIAVRDGKVYLAAIRDLYVADIAGDGTFSEMRKLCDDLPDAGQHPNRTIEFSPEGELFLSVGSTSNDAPEPNKESATMLKVSLDGKKREIYATGLRNTIGFAWHPINKRFYGMDHGIDWLGDDSQREELNELKPGLNYGWPFVFEDGKHNPSRDPAETTGKTRAEYAAECEAPVGTYTAHSAPMALLFPTAKFFADEVAGDGLVTLHGSWNRGTASGYEVVRVRLGKDGASATFHPFISGFFLENEKGQFGRPCDLIEDRDGSVLMSDDSGGRVYRIKRK
- a CDS encoding MOSC domain-containing protein, translated to MTTAEEGHAGVWDQVKLGKIYISGGHDYWGRQGAGRLQNGIRDVEEVECVAGKGLVGDRYFGYRQDFKGQVTFFEEEVVEEIRAHFKLPKLPASVFRRNLIVSGVRLGEWLGKRFVFQGIEFEGSQECRPCHWMDRVVEDGTERFMKEGFRGGLRAKVISGGLLRVRV
- a CDS encoding FAD/NAD(P)-binding protein; its protein translation is MSGTSSTGVIGSGPSALFFLKNLLDRLHQMESPPRRISIFEKSHIMGTGMPYSPETTNIHSRSNISSEELPELPQSFADWLRCQPPSTLEELGVEPPVDEEAVYPRLALGRYFQAQYRVLVDRLREAGVEVHEFPGCRISDIRADAGGGVTLVTGEGAEHRLDRVVVATGHHWPNKDKPAAGYYSSPWPIHKLVPEDGGVLNFAIGTLGASLSAFDVVNTLAHLNGSFSRNDDGGLTYAAAPGTEDFRIVMHSAEGLLPHLQFAQEEPMREIYRHVSLDELLALVDAQGYLRLEQYFDRVCRPALLRAFQKDGMPEMVDLLSAPDFRLRDFVEKMTDEHDYADAFEGMRQEMEEARISVENDRPVHWKEYMDDLMYTLNFHAELLPAEDHIRLSSEVMPFLMNVVAAMPLESGEVLLALHDAGKLELMEGRVELAEEQPHADSTRIVVSGGKRDTIIDYRMFIDCGGQKPLELSDYPFPSLVRAGDVREARASFADPAEAARVAEKKRDKLSTGEDGRPAYRVGGLDIDPFYRLVRADGVPDPRLHDISFPLTTGLRPYSYGLQACNETARILIESWMRHG